One window of the Candidatus Omnitrophota bacterium genome contains the following:
- a CDS encoding diguanylate cyclase, giving the protein MKILIVDDSKTFRQVLKAVLSSAGYNELIEAESAKEAFDILKISDAAADDSEVDLILMDIVMPEIDGIEATRIIKSMAHLRDIPIVMVSALSEEDSLVRAFDVGAIDFINKPINKVELRARVRTQLKLKNEINKRKAREKELIKISRLLEDANAQLKKLSELDGLTNIPNRRCFDRSFKQEWMRGIREYQPVAILMIDIDYFKAYNDHYGHQQGDTCLRQIALAVSDAVKRPGDLAARYGGEEFVVYLSNTSLEGAVSVAVEIQDNVNLLAIEHAASIINTRVTVSIGCSSMIPDPSVEPDELIKSADRALYKAKRLGRNKIQSGVITPFESAVDSNETN; this is encoded by the coding sequence ATGAAAATATTAATCGTCGACGATTCGAAAACGTTTCGCCAGGTATTAAAAGCGGTGCTTTCCTCAGCGGGATACAATGAATTGATCGAAGCCGAATCGGCTAAGGAAGCTTTCGACATCTTGAAAATCTCCGACGCGGCGGCTGATGATTCCGAAGTAGATCTCATCTTGATGGATATCGTCATGCCGGAAATAGATGGAATCGAAGCGACTCGCATTATCAAATCCATGGCGCATTTGCGGGATATACCGATCGTCATGGTCAGCGCGTTGAGCGAAGAAGACAGCCTGGTGCGGGCCTTCGACGTAGGGGCTATCGACTTTATCAACAAACCCATCAACAAAGTAGAATTGCGGGCGAGGGTTCGTACTCAACTTAAGTTGAAAAACGAAATCAACAAACGCAAGGCGCGCGAAAAGGAGTTAATCAAAATCTCCCGGCTCTTGGAAGACGCCAACGCCCAATTGAAAAAACTTTCCGAACTCGATGGATTGACCAACATCCCCAACCGGCGCTGCTTCGACCGGTCGTTCAAACAGGAATGGATGCGAGGAATCCGCGAATATCAACCGGTCGCCATCCTAATGATCGACATCGATTATTTTAAAGCCTATAACGATCATTACGGCCATCAACAAGGCGATACCTGCCTGCGCCAAATCGCTTTGGCCGTCAGCGACGCCGTCAAGCGCCCCGGCGATTTGGCGGCCCGCTACGGCGGCGAAGAATTCGTCGTTTATTTATCCAATACCTCCTTGGAGGGCGCCGTCAGCGTAGCGGTCGAGATTCAGGACAACGTCAACCTTCTCGCCATTGAACACGCCGCCTCGATTATCAATACTCGCGTTACCGTCAGCATCGGCTGCTCGAGCATGATCCCCGATCCCTCCGTAGAGCCGGACGAACTGATTAAATCAGCGGATCGGGCTTTATATAAAGCAAAAAGACTGGGGCGCAATAAAATCCAAAGCGGCGTCATAACGCCGTTCGAATCCGCCGTCGATTCGAACGAAACGAATTAA